One Lujinxingia vulgaris DNA segment encodes these proteins:
- the malQ gene encoding 4-alpha-glucanotransferase, with the protein MGEMMGAWERSSGVLLHPTSLPGPDGVGSLGRYARRWIERLAEGGQRWWQVLPLNPPGHGGSPYSASSAFAGNPMLIDGEQLVEAGWLSGADLNVYRRVCAAGSTERFDVEVIREAKRELLVQAFEGWKEAGGVSEASFQEFTKTHAGWLEDFALYTALKHRHEGRGWQQWPAPLVRREPEAIAEAQRGLSVAMEQVRFEQWVFAEQWAKLKRYAAERGVGVLGDVPIFVAMDSAEVWAQRDLFELGADGEPEAVAGVPPDYFSKTGQRWGNPLYDWERMAERDYDWWVWRVQQVLRMVDAVRVDHFRGFESYWRIPAEAPTAVDGRWEKGPGEAVFEAIEAELGEVPMVAEDLGIITDKVRQLRDDLGLMGMRVMQFGFDGTEDHPFLPHTYPRHCAAYTGTHDNDTTRGWYEGLDELGKHGVRTYLSHGDEGIVWAMIERLWASKADLVVVPVQDLFELGSEARMNVPGRAEDNWNWRMSEAMLEDETVYMRLGELTKESKR; encoded by the coding sequence ATGGGAGAGATGATGGGAGCGTGGGAGCGATCTTCGGGAGTGTTGCTGCATCCGACGAGTTTGCCGGGGCCGGACGGGGTGGGGAGTCTGGGGAGGTATGCGCGGCGGTGGATCGAGCGGCTGGCGGAAGGGGGGCAGCGCTGGTGGCAGGTTTTGCCTCTGAACCCGCCGGGGCATGGGGGATCGCCGTATTCGGCGAGTTCGGCGTTTGCGGGCAATCCGATGTTGATCGATGGGGAGCAGCTGGTGGAGGCGGGGTGGCTCTCGGGCGCGGATCTCAATGTGTACCGGCGGGTGTGTGCGGCGGGATCGACGGAGCGCTTTGATGTGGAGGTGATTCGCGAGGCGAAGCGCGAGCTTTTGGTGCAGGCCTTTGAGGGGTGGAAGGAGGCGGGGGGCGTCTCGGAGGCGTCGTTTCAGGAGTTTACGAAGACGCATGCGGGGTGGTTGGAGGATTTTGCGCTCTATACGGCGCTCAAGCATCGGCATGAGGGGAGGGGGTGGCAGCAGTGGCCGGCGCCGCTGGTGCGTCGTGAGCCGGAGGCGATCGCCGAGGCGCAGCGGGGGTTGAGCGTGGCGATGGAGCAGGTGCGCTTTGAGCAGTGGGTGTTTGCCGAGCAGTGGGCGAAGTTAAAGCGGTATGCGGCCGAGCGGGGTGTGGGGGTGCTGGGGGATGTTCCGATTTTTGTGGCGATGGACAGCGCGGAGGTGTGGGCTCAGCGCGATCTTTTTGAGCTGGGCGCCGACGGTGAGCCGGAGGCGGTGGCGGGGGTGCCGCCGGATTATTTTTCGAAGACGGGGCAGCGCTGGGGAAATCCGCTCTATGACTGGGAGCGGATGGCCGAGCGCGACTACGACTGGTGGGTCTGGCGCGTGCAGCAGGTGCTGAGGATGGTGGACGCGGTGCGCGTCGATCATTTTCGGGGGTTTGAGTCGTACTGGCGGATCCCGGCCGAGGCGCCCACGGCGGTCGATGGGCGCTGGGAGAAGGGGCCTGGTGAGGCGGTGTTTGAGGCGATCGAGGCCGAGCTGGGAGAGGTGCCGATGGTGGCCGAAGATCTGGGGATTATTACCGATAAGGTGCGCCAGCTGCGCGACGATCTGGGGTTGATGGGGATGCGGGTGATGCAGTTCGGGTTTGATGGGACTGAGGATCATCCCTTTTTGCCGCATACCTACCCGCGCCATTGTGCCGCGTATACGGGCACCCACGATAACGATACGACGCGGGGGTGGTATGAGGGGCTTGATGAGCTGGGCAAACACGGGGTGCGCACCTACCTCTCGCATGGGGATGAGGGGATTGTGTGGGCGATGATCGAGCGGCTGTGGGCGTCGAAGGCCGATCTGGTGGTGGTGCCGGTGCAGGATCTTTTTGAGCTGGGCAGTGAGGCTCGGATGAACGTGCCGGGGAGGGCGGAGGATAACTGGAACTGGCGGATGAGTGAGGCGATGTTGGAGGACGAGACGGTGTATATGCGGCTGGGGGAGTTGACGAAGGAGAGTAAGAGGTGA
- a CDS encoding secondary thiamine-phosphate synthase enzyme YjbQ — translation MIARWVHETQGQGLYEVTAEVMRAVASAKVEEGICTVFIRHTSASLTIQENADPSARRDLEAWLKRLVPENDPLYTHTAEGPDDMPSHIKAALTSTSLGIPIVDGALVLGRWQGIFLWEHRDGPMQRELVVHVGT, via the coding sequence ATGATTGCGAGATGGGTGCATGAGACGCAGGGCCAGGGGTTGTATGAGGTGACCGCGGAGGTGATGCGGGCGGTGGCCAGCGCGAAGGTCGAGGAGGGGATCTGCACGGTGTTTATCCGGCATACCTCGGCGAGTCTGACGATTCAGGAGAACGCCGACCCTTCGGCGCGGCGGGATCTGGAGGCGTGGTTGAAGCGCCTGGTGCCGGAGAATGACCCGCTGTACACGCACACGGCCGAGGGGCCTGACGATATGCCTTCGCATATTAAGGCGGCGCTGACGTCGACGAGTCTGGGGATTCCGATTGTGGATGGGGCGCTGGTGCTGGGGCGGTGGCAGGGGATCTTTTTGTGGGAGCATCGGGATGGTCCGATGCAGCGCGAGCTCGTGGTGCATGTGGGCACCTGA
- a CDS encoding DUF3943 domain-containing protein — protein sequence MRACSKSGSQGRERRWWGGWAALVGVLVLASGEVAAQGPEGGVEDGASTLLVAEEVGAEVAEQAGEEERARLFVSVRDLTREPGWSVRTCWELRSTVADGCVALPGRFVSKRDQGVVLARRSGRYRYHLRLERDDEGRLSAEVVDWDPTRRDDEVLYAAYREPGQGEDLGWVARSFEEGLVQSPAEEVEAGRGPRRYGRAALEVGLALGVGTAWYWLNTDINAADWDYTLATQGERHWGFEGWRWDSNVMYLNSPLHPLAGGAYYTLARANELTVWQSFAAAMLATLIWEAAIEYKEIVSLNDLVLTGVAGVPLGEAYYQLGEFFRRSSPTTLNRALAWVFGAPSQFHDWADGRGPVRAADVDRWGWPRDEWHRLRLRLGAAASTPRARWEGGTPEGARQDVHLEVGSELVGLGGYRSAGETGGWEAGVLASELRGEFAGGASGTHRWGFLGRVELAGWYGQSMSRGVEGGRGVGAFVSTGLAYRHEEHRYDEGLDRFGIMHLPGVRAEHWGERGRLRWRLRYGVTPDFAAIDSRALPEVAPDGDVSGQRGVLAEGYYFGWGISQELGLEVDVARVHLGVDWRSHRVWSTRGADRLQESIEEDWTLRDRVDVGRVELLTSWPVETVRLGALLERRGREGAIDDVVSSLQEWRAMWVFEAVY from the coding sequence ATGCGCGCGTGCAGTAAGAGCGGTTCGCAAGGAAGGGAGAGGCGGTGGTGGGGAGGATGGGCGGCGTTGGTCGGGGTGCTGGTGCTGGCGAGCGGGGAGGTTGCGGCCCAGGGGCCTGAGGGGGGCGTGGAGGACGGAGCGTCGACGTTGCTGGTTGCCGAGGAGGTGGGGGCCGAGGTCGCCGAGCAGGCTGGCGAGGAGGAGCGGGCGCGGCTTTTTGTGTCGGTGCGCGATCTTACGCGGGAGCCGGGGTGGAGTGTGCGAACCTGCTGGGAGTTGCGCTCGACGGTGGCGGACGGGTGTGTGGCGCTGCCGGGCCGTTTTGTGAGCAAGCGCGACCAGGGGGTGGTGCTGGCGCGGCGCTCGGGGAGGTATCGCTATCATCTTCGGCTGGAGCGGGATGATGAGGGGCGGCTGAGCGCGGAGGTGGTCGATTGGGATCCGACCCGTCGCGACGACGAGGTGCTTTACGCGGCATATCGGGAGCCGGGGCAGGGGGAGGATCTGGGGTGGGTGGCCCGAAGTTTTGAGGAGGGGCTGGTGCAGAGTCCGGCCGAGGAAGTTGAGGCCGGACGGGGCCCGAGGCGCTATGGTCGGGCGGCGCTGGAGGTCGGGTTGGCGTTGGGGGTGGGGACGGCGTGGTACTGGCTGAATACGGACATCAACGCGGCCGACTGGGACTACACGCTGGCCACGCAGGGGGAGCGGCATTGGGGGTTTGAGGGGTGGCGATGGGATTCCAACGTGATGTACCTCAATAGCCCGCTGCATCCGCTGGCCGGGGGGGCGTATTATACGCTGGCGCGGGCCAATGAGTTGACGGTGTGGCAGTCGTTTGCGGCGGCGATGCTGGCGACTCTCATCTGGGAGGCGGCCATTGAGTACAAAGAGATCGTCAGCCTCAATGATCTGGTGTTGACCGGGGTGGCCGGGGTGCCGCTTGGGGAGGCGTATTATCAGCTTGGGGAGTTTTTCAGGCGGAGTTCGCCGACGACGCTCAATCGGGCGTTGGCGTGGGTGTTCGGGGCGCCCTCGCAGTTTCATGACTGGGCCGATGGTCGGGGGCCGGTGCGGGCGGCTGATGTCGATCGGTGGGGGTGGCCGCGCGATGAGTGGCACCGGTTGAGGTTGAGGCTGGGCGCGGCGGCGTCGACGCCGCGAGCGCGCTGGGAGGGAGGCACGCCGGAGGGGGCGCGTCAGGATGTGCATCTGGAGGTGGGCTCGGAGCTTGTGGGGCTGGGGGGCTATCGCAGCGCCGGGGAAACGGGTGGTTGGGAGGCGGGGGTGCTGGCCTCGGAGTTGCGGGGGGAGTTTGCCGGCGGGGCGTCGGGGACGCACCGGTGGGGGTTTCTGGGGCGAGTGGAGCTGGCGGGGTGGTACGGGCAGTCGATGTCGCGCGGGGTTGAGGGGGGGCGCGGGGTGGGAGCCTTTGTGAGCACGGGGCTTGCGTACCGCCATGAGGAGCATCGGTATGATGAGGGGCTGGATCGATTTGGGATCATGCATCTTCCCGGGGTGCGGGCGGAGCACTGGGGGGAGCGGGGGCGGCTGCGCTGGCGGCTGCGCTACGGGGTGACGCCGGACTTTGCGGCGATCGATTCGCGTGCGCTTCCGGAGGTTGCGCCCGATGGGGATGTCTCGGGACAGCGCGGGGTGTTGGCCGAGGGGTATTATTTTGGCTGGGGGATAAGCCAGGAGCTGGGGCTGGAGGTGGACGTGGCCCGGGTGCATCTGGGGGTGGACTGGCGCTCGCATCGGGTGTGGTCGACGCGAGGGGCGGATCGCCTGCAGGAGTCGATCGAGGAGGACTGGACGCTGCGCGATCGGGTGGATGTGGGGCGCGTGGAGTTGCTGACGTCGTGGCCGGTGGAGACGGTGCGTCTGGGGGCGTTGCTGGAGCGTCGGGGCAGGGAGGGGGCGATCGATGATGTGGTGAGTTCGTTGCAGGAGTGGCGGGCGATGTGGGTGTTTGAGGCGGTGTATTGA
- a CDS encoding enoyl-CoA hydratase/isomerase family protein, translating to MVVRCEERLEGRVWWVEIAREERLNAVNAEVMAGLEGVLVRAERTPELRVLVVGGAGRAFVSGGDLREFAGLRERKEVEAMSRRMRSILERIEALRCWTVARVNGDAYGGGVELMLAFDMCVVSELARLGLTQGRFGLTPGWGGLTRLVEKVGRARALKWLGCAEVLDAGEAYEAGLVEEVVGGAELDVRVMALAERLAGCEPGVAEALKEGARRAVEERRDVAMAGELEAFCELWVGEAHWERVERFLGRKG from the coding sequence ATGGTGGTCAGGTGTGAGGAGCGGTTGGAGGGGAGGGTGTGGTGGGTGGAGATCGCGCGGGAGGAGCGTCTTAACGCGGTCAATGCGGAGGTGATGGCGGGGCTGGAGGGGGTGTTGGTCAGGGCCGAGCGTACGCCGGAGTTGCGGGTGCTGGTGGTAGGTGGGGCGGGGCGTGCGTTTGTATCGGGGGGCGATCTTCGAGAATTTGCCGGGCTGCGGGAGCGCAAGGAGGTCGAGGCGATGTCGCGGCGGATGCGCTCGATTCTGGAGCGGATTGAGGCGCTTCGGTGTTGGACGGTGGCGCGGGTCAACGGGGATGCGTACGGGGGCGGGGTGGAGTTGATGCTGGCCTTTGATATGTGCGTGGTCTCGGAGTTGGCGAGGCTGGGGCTGACGCAGGGGAGGTTCGGGTTGACCCCGGGGTGGGGTGGGTTGACGCGGCTGGTGGAGAAGGTGGGGCGAGCCCGGGCGTTGAAGTGGTTGGGGTGTGCGGAGGTGCTCGATGCGGGGGAGGCCTATGAGGCGGGGCTTGTGGAGGAAGTGGTAGGTGGGGCGGAGCTGGATGTGCGGGTCATGGCGTTGGCCGAGCGTCTGGCGGGGTGTGAGCCCGGGGTGGCCGAGGCGCTCAAGGAGGGGGCGCGTCGCGCGGTGGAAGAGCGTCGCGATGTGGCGATGGCGGGGGAGTTGGAGGCGTTTTGTGAGCTGTGGGTGGGGGAGGCGCACTGGGAGCGGGTGGAGCGGTTTTTAGGGCGAAAAGGTTGA
- the tmk gene encoding dTMP kinase, giving the protein MAKKAVPFVVIEGLDGAGTTTQSVALAERLRREGWEVSTSCEPSEGPIGTLIRQMLTGRVVVPDAKGGRPVGRETLALLFAADRLDHIEAQVEPALAAGCVAISDRYYHSSLVYQGDIDGEERVDYGWVRELNARARVPDVTIFLEASVEVCMSRLSGRGGQRELYETREKLGRLERRYDEVMTMLAAEGQPIVRLDASLDREALAEAVWGVVEGVLPG; this is encoded by the coding sequence ATGGCGAAGAAGGCCGTACCGTTTGTGGTGATTGAGGGGTTGGATGGGGCGGGGACGACGACGCAGAGCGTGGCGCTGGCCGAGAGGCTTCGTCGCGAGGGCTGGGAGGTATCGACGAGCTGTGAGCCTTCGGAGGGGCCGATTGGGACGTTGATTCGGCAGATGCTCACCGGGAGGGTGGTGGTGCCCGATGCAAAGGGAGGGCGGCCGGTGGGACGAGAGACCCTGGCGTTGCTCTTTGCCGCCGACAGGCTCGATCATATCGAGGCGCAGGTGGAGCCTGCGTTGGCTGCGGGGTGCGTGGCGATCTCGGACCGTTATTACCATTCCAGCCTGGTGTATCAGGGAGATATCGATGGGGAGGAGCGGGTGGACTACGGGTGGGTGCGCGAATTGAACGCGCGGGCTCGTGTGCCGGACGTGACGATCTTTTTGGAGGCGTCGGTCGAGGTGTGCATGTCGCGACTGTCGGGGCGCGGGGGGCAGCGCGAGCTCTATGAGACGCGGGAGAAGTTGGGGAGGTTGGAGCGTCGCTATGACGAAGTGATGACGATGCTCGCCGCAGAGGGGCAGCCAATTGTGCGGCTGGATGCGTCGTTGGATCGTGAGGCGCTGGCGGAGGCGGTCTGGGGAGTGGTGGAGGGGGTGTTGCCGGGGTAA
- a CDS encoding glycosyltransferase family 4 protein, with the protein MARILIDARCLGDSPTGVGSYARALIAHLAKLPHDHELVLLRNRNNTSPITDDALAQVASSCPHDNLQNHLLGHRALADAAAQLGPPDLYHSLFHILPRYTRQALPGARVVTTLHDLVWLDHPDASQPTWLKARSIQTFARNAIPHALNSSDAVIAISRPTAERARQLLSSKTTSLHTIHHGVHPRFFEPPPALTGPLSELAGPDAPPFFVAIGNHKPYKNLRLLIDAFARLPTHSPRPHLVLIGDCQGLSTHIGESGVSERIHLPGLVDDELLRALLGRARAFIFPSLVEGFGLPVLEAMAMGRPTLVSDLEPMRSIAGEAALHFHPHTPDDLSRLLHRLLIAPELAARLSQRSLTRARNFRWEHTAQHTLQVYEELLARGTPRA; encoded by the coding sequence ATGGCCCGCATTCTCATCGACGCCCGCTGCCTTGGCGACTCCCCCACCGGCGTCGGAAGCTACGCCCGCGCGCTGATCGCGCATCTGGCAAAACTCCCCCACGACCACGAGCTCGTGCTGCTGCGCAACCGCAACAACACCTCCCCCATCACCGACGACGCCCTCGCGCAAGTCGCAAGCTCCTGCCCTCACGACAACCTGCAAAACCACCTGCTCGGACACCGCGCCCTGGCCGACGCCGCCGCCCAGCTCGGGCCCCCCGACCTCTACCACAGCCTCTTCCACATCCTACCCCGCTACACCCGCCAGGCCCTCCCCGGCGCCCGTGTGGTGACCACGCTACACGACCTGGTCTGGCTCGATCACCCCGACGCCTCCCAGCCCACCTGGCTCAAAGCCCGCTCCATTCAGACCTTCGCCCGCAACGCCATCCCCCACGCTCTCAACTCAAGCGACGCCGTCATCGCCATCAGCCGCCCCACCGCCGAGCGCGCCCGGCAGCTCCTGAGCTCCAAAACCACCTCCCTTCACACCATTCACCACGGCGTCCACCCCCGCTTTTTCGAGCCACCGCCCGCCCTCACCGGCCCCCTCTCCGAGCTGGCCGGCCCCGATGCCCCCCCCTTCTTTGTGGCCATCGGCAACCACAAACCCTACAAAAACCTCCGTCTGCTCATCGACGCCTTCGCTCGCCTGCCCACCCACTCCCCTCGCCCCCACCTCGTGCTCATCGGCGACTGCCAGGGCCTCTCCACCCACATCGGCGAGTCGGGGGTCAGCGAACGTATTCACCTGCCGGGCCTGGTCGATGACGAGCTTCTGCGCGCGCTGCTCGGCCGCGCCCGCGCCTTTATCTTCCCCTCACTTGTCGAAGGTTTTGGCCTGCCCGTCTTAGAGGCCATGGCCATGGGCCGCCCCACACTCGTCTCCGATCTCGAGCCGATGCGCTCCATCGCCGGCGAAGCCGCACTTCACTTCCATCCCCACACCCCCGACGACCTGAGCCGTCTTCTCCACCGCCTGCTCATCGCCCCCGAACTCGCAGCGCGTCTCTCCCAACGCAGCCTCACCCGCGCCCGCAACTTCCGCTGGGAACACACCGCCCAACACACCCTCCAGGTCTACGAAGAGCTGCTCGCCAGGGGCACCCCTCGCGCCTGA
- a CDS encoding glycosyltransferase family 4 protein — MTQNTTSSTSTNACVMLDARYLNGRHSGIGRYTQRLVEELLAQDDTLRLRLLTHPNNPAPLSHPRVQCQTFDAAPNSLTTRFRLARSVDFRGVDLFHSPFNILPADLPVPSLFTLHDIMWLLNPDYCTDVWWRKLVTGTFYQNFIPRSATEARHILTVSHTSRQAIEDHFPEMRGRVSVTYNGLDPFFTPMPPEQAWPLLGRWLTPRSRFVLVVGQGSPYKNHPGALRAFIEAFADDPHTYFVLVRRLDESSNRELGQLLSDPRLGSRVIRIGYVSSDELRALYSMAMVFLFPSFYEGFGLPALEAMACGAPVITSDRGAPAEVCQGGAMLVDPHDTLAMACALRQLRDDPHLADDLRQRGQARAAQFTWEACAQSAIDAYRRVLHPA, encoded by the coding sequence ATGACCCAAAACACCACATCTTCCACCTCGACCAACGCCTGCGTTATGCTCGACGCCCGCTACCTCAACGGGCGCCACAGCGGCATCGGTCGCTACACCCAGCGCCTCGTCGAAGAGCTCCTGGCTCAGGACGACACCCTGCGCCTGCGTCTGCTGACACACCCCAACAACCCCGCCCCCCTTTCCCATCCCAGGGTGCAGTGTCAGACCTTTGATGCCGCCCCAAATTCACTCACCACCCGTTTTCGACTGGCGCGCTCGGTGGACTTTCGCGGCGTCGATCTTTTTCACTCCCCCTTCAATATCCTTCCGGCCGATCTTCCGGTCCCCTCCCTCTTTACCCTCCACGACATCATGTGGTTGCTCAACCCCGACTACTGCACCGATGTCTGGTGGCGAAAGCTCGTCACCGGAACCTTTTATCAAAACTTTATCCCCCGCTCCGCCACCGAGGCCCGGCACATCCTCACCGTCTCGCATACCTCTCGCCAGGCCATCGAGGATCATTTTCCCGAAATGCGCGGCCGCGTCAGCGTCACCTACAACGGCCTCGATCCCTTCTTCACCCCCATGCCCCCCGAGCAGGCCTGGCCTCTTCTGGGGCGCTGGCTCACCCCCCGCTCACGCTTTGTGCTGGTGGTCGGTCAGGGCTCCCCCTACAAAAACCACCCGGGCGCTCTGCGCGCCTTCATTGAGGCCTTCGCCGACGATCCCCACACCTACTTTGTGCTCGTGCGCCGCCTCGACGAGAGCTCCAACCGCGAGCTTGGCCAGCTTTTGAGCGACCCGCGCCTGGGCTCGCGCGTCATTCGCATCGGCTACGTCTCCAGCGACGAGCTGCGTGCCCTCTACAGCATGGCGATGGTCTTTCTCTTTCCCTCCTTTTACGAGGGATTTGGCCTGCCCGCGCTCGAGGCGATGGCCTGCGGCGCACCGGTCATCACCTCCGACCGCGGCGCCCCGGCCGAGGTCTGTCAGGGGGGCGCGATGCTGGTCGATCCGCACGACACCCTCGCGATGGCCTGCGCCCTGCGCCAACTTCGCGACGATCCCCACCTGGCCGACGATCTTCGCCAACGCGGCCAGGCCCGCGCCGCTCAATTCACCTGGGAGGCCTGCGCTCAAAGCGCCATTGACGCCTACCGCCGCGTGCTCCACCCCGCCTGA
- a CDS encoding efflux RND transporter permease subunit: MASGAVQLAERFMREWVGRRAGWVVAVSVVVTLLSVAVIASRWNINSDFRALLPSTSEAALAMEEVGDRVGSGSSLFVVIDSPDREANLAFAEAYAQLLREQPQIALAHYHNDKAFFEKNRLLYMEVEDLEELHARIKRRIREEKRAQNPLFVPLGGRRERSDELIDTSDMEARYEELAHQSYKEYLMSDDGYSLTIVVRFVETSTDLAATNKLLDRVRELGASLDPGSYHPEMKLEYGGGLVSRQSEYTSIVGDIQTSALFTLLGLFLVIALYFRRVRAVVLVLGPLVMGVLWTLAIAFVAHGQLTTVTVFIFAILLGLGIDFSIHLLNGYDRERAEGREPVDALWACYNSVGRATVMGASTTFATFVVLSFAQFRGLSQFGQVAAAGVLMTVVAMVVTMPAMILVFQRVWPHQPKVVEGERVLEKAVRRGRLLRLAPASLFAAALISVWAITQVGNVRFEENFRRVGQVIMPWERGGPDAKEVAEQQARAMGRQAARAVQARAVQVRQEMAPESYVAERKQLSTGAKYTSALKGQQSSTPTLLLVDEAEDARRLYEHLEARQDAGELETVSSVASIYAFLPGSGEEQAERLEVIEAIKATLDDDLSFLSGSQRERIDEMRESLEVEAIGITDLPEWTKRLFREAGPEAKAPAEGEAFAYEYLIYVNERIDHMVGEQARRFLGEVEAATDLEGVDVRVASQSYIYTAMLDEIKEDGARMLGIALVIVVLILSLFFGSPLRAVVSLSPLIVGTLWMFGFCGWFGIKLDFFNVVILPVIIGIGVDDGVHFYHRYLEEGRGKLVSVIDHVGSAIGMTTVTSMIGFGGLAVTNYAGLQSLGYLAIVGIASAFLATILVMPAFLWVAEQRGWGWVSGEK; this comes from the coding sequence ATGGCGAGCGGTGCGGTGCAGTTGGCAGAGCGCTTTATGCGGGAGTGGGTGGGGCGCAGGGCGGGATGGGTTGTGGCCGTGAGCGTGGTGGTGACGCTTTTGTCGGTCGCGGTGATCGCCAGCCGTTGGAATATCAACAGTGATTTTCGGGCGCTTCTGCCGAGCACCTCGGAGGCGGCGCTGGCGATGGAGGAGGTCGGCGACCGGGTGGGGTCGGGCTCGTCGCTCTTTGTGGTGATCGATTCGCCGGATCGGGAGGCGAACCTGGCGTTTGCCGAGGCGTATGCGCAGCTGCTTCGGGAGCAGCCGCAGATCGCGCTGGCGCATTATCATAATGATAAGGCGTTTTTTGAGAAGAACCGGCTGCTCTACATGGAGGTGGAGGATCTGGAGGAGCTGCACGCGCGGATTAAGCGTCGGATTCGCGAGGAGAAGCGGGCACAGAATCCGCTCTTTGTGCCGCTGGGAGGGAGAAGGGAGCGCAGTGACGAGCTGATCGACACCTCCGATATGGAGGCGCGCTACGAGGAGTTGGCGCATCAGAGTTATAAAGAGTACCTGATGAGTGATGACGGGTACTCGCTGACGATCGTGGTGCGTTTTGTGGAGACGTCGACGGATCTGGCAGCGACGAACAAGCTGCTCGATCGGGTGCGGGAGCTGGGGGCGTCGCTGGATCCGGGGAGCTATCATCCGGAGATGAAGCTGGAGTACGGGGGCGGGCTGGTCTCGCGCCAGAGTGAATATACCTCGATCGTGGGGGATATTCAGACCTCGGCGCTGTTTACGTTGCTGGGGCTATTTCTGGTGATCGCGCTGTATTTCCGGCGCGTGCGGGCGGTGGTGTTGGTGCTGGGGCCGCTGGTGATGGGGGTGTTGTGGACGCTGGCGATCGCGTTTGTGGCGCACGGTCAGCTGACGACGGTGACGGTGTTTATCTTTGCGATCTTGCTGGGCCTGGGGATTGATTTTTCGATCCACCTGCTCAACGGCTACGACCGGGAGCGGGCCGAGGGCAGAGAGCCGGTCGATGCGTTGTGGGCGTGTTATAACTCGGTGGGGCGGGCGACGGTGATGGGGGCGTCGACGACCTTTGCGACCTTTGTGGTGTTGTCGTTTGCGCAGTTTCGGGGGTTGAGTCAGTTCGGGCAGGTGGCGGCGGCCGGGGTGCTGATGACGGTGGTGGCGATGGTGGTCACGATGCCGGCGATGATTCTTGTGTTTCAGCGTGTGTGGCCGCATCAACCGAAGGTGGTGGAGGGGGAGCGGGTGCTGGAGAAGGCTGTGCGGCGGGGGCGGCTGTTGCGGCTTGCGCCGGCGTCGTTGTTTGCGGCGGCGTTGATCAGCGTGTGGGCGATCACGCAGGTGGGGAATGTGCGTTTTGAGGAGAATTTTCGGCGAGTGGGGCAGGTGATCATGCCCTGGGAGCGGGGCGGGCCGGATGCGAAGGAAGTGGCCGAGCAGCAGGCCCGGGCGATGGGGCGGCAGGCTGCGCGTGCGGTGCAGGCCCGCGCGGTTCAGGTGCGCCAGGAGATGGCGCCGGAGAGCTACGTGGCTGAGCGCAAGCAGCTGAGCACCGGGGCGAAGTATACCAGCGCGCTCAAGGGGCAGCAGTCCTCCACGCCGACGCTTCTGCTGGTGGATGAGGCCGAGGATGCGCGCCGGCTCTACGAGCATCTGGAGGCGCGCCAGGATGCCGGGGAGCTGGAGACGGTGAGCTCGGTGGCGTCGATTTATGCGTTTTTGCCGGGCAGTGGAGAGGAGCAGGCCGAGCGTCTGGAGGTGATCGAGGCGATCAAGGCGACGCTCGATGATGATTTGAGTTTTTTGAGTGGGAGCCAGCGTGAGCGCATCGATGAGATGCGGGAGAGCCTGGAGGTGGAGGCGATCGGGATCACCGATCTTCCGGAGTGGACCAAGCGCTTGTTCCGGGAGGCGGGGCCCGAGGCAAAAGCACCGGCCGAGGGGGAGGCGTTTGCTTACGAGTATTTGATCTACGTCAACGAGCGCATCGATCATATGGTCGGGGAGCAGGCGCGGCGTTTTCTGGGGGAGGTGGAGGCGGCCACCGATCTGGAGGGGGTGGATGTGCGGGTGGCCAGCCAGTCGTATATTTATACGGCGATGCTCGATGAGATTAAGGAGGATGGGGCGCGGATGCTGGGGATCGCGCTCGTGATTGTGGTGTTGATATTGAGCCTCTTTTTTGGCAGCCCGCTGCGTGCCGTGGTTTCGTTGAGCCCGCTGATTGTGGGGACGTTGTGGATGTTCGGGTTTTGCGGGTGGTTCGGGATCAAGCTCGACTTTTTCAACGTGGTGATTTTGCCCGTCATTATCGGCATTGGTGTCGATGACGGGGTGCATTTTTACCATCGGTATCTGGAGGAGGGGCGAGGCAAGCTGGTGAGTGTGATCGATCATGTGGGCTCGGCGATCGGGATGACGACGGTGACCTCGATGATCGGATTTGGGGGGCTGGCGGTGACCAATTATGCGGGATTGCAGTCGCTGGGGTATCTGGCGATTGTGGGGATCGCGTCGGCGTTTCTGGCGACGATTCTGGTGATGCCGGCGTTTTTGTGGGTTGCCGAGCAGCGGGGATGGGGGTGGGTCTCCGGGGAGAAATGA